CATCCCGACAATCCCGGAGCCCCGCGTATCGAGACGGCCGTGCGCGAACTCGCCCGCATCGCAAACAGTCTCAAGGAACCCATACCGCTCGAACGGATTCGCGGGCTCGAGGGCGAATCGGCGCGGACATATTTCAGCGTGTTCGACCATCTGGTTGTCTCGCAGAAGGAGGAATTCTTCTTTCGCGAACGCAGCCGCCGGCCTCCGCTCGACAACATGAACGCGTTGCTCTCGTTCCTCTACACGCTGCTCGTTCACGATGTGCGCTCCGCGCTTGAAGGAGTCGGCCTCGATCCCGCCGTCGGATATCTTCACCGCGATCGGCCGGGACGCCCCAGTCTTGCGCTCGATCTCATGGAGGAATTCCGCCCCTTTTTCGCCGACCGGCTCGCGCTCTCGCTCGTCAACCGCCAACAGATTCGCGGCAAAGGATTCAAGAGAAGTGAAACGGGCGCGGTCGTCATGGATGACGAGACAAGGAAAGAGGTTCTTATGGCATATCAGAAGCGCAAACAGGAGGAAATACAGCACCCGTTTCTCAACGAGAAATGCGCCATCGGAATTCTGCCGCACACACAAGCATTGCTGCTGGCCCGATATCTGCGCGGAGACCTCGAAGGATATCCGCCCTTCGTTTGGAGATGAGTCGCCATGATGGTCCTCATCACGTACGACGTGAACACGGAAACGGCCAAGAGCCGCAAAAGACTCAGGCGCGTCGCTAAATTATGCGAGAACTACGGTCAGAGGGTTCAGAAGTCCGTCTTCGAATGCCTTGTCGATCCGGCGCAGTGGGCTTCTCTGCGCCAGCGGC
This Candidatus Abyssobacteria bacterium SURF_5 DNA region includes the following protein-coding sequences:
- the cas2 gene encoding CRISPR-associated endonuclease Cas2; the protein is MMVLITYDVNTETAKSRKRLRRVAKLCENYGQRVQKSVFECLVDPAQWASLRQRLIDEIKLEEDSLRFYFLGKNWQPRVEHVGLETSYDPQGPLIV
- the cas1c gene encoding type I-C CRISPR-associated endonuclease Cas1, which gives rise to MKQLLNTLFVTTQGSYLSREGETVLVRVDHETKLRVPIHTLSGIVCFGQVSCSPPLMQLCGERNVAISFLSETGRFWARVHGPVSGNVLLRREQYRRADDEGVSAEIAQAVVTAKIANCRTSLLRALRDHPDNPGAPRIETAVRELARIANSLKEPIPLERIRGLEGESARTYFSVFDHLVVSQKEEFFFRERSRRPPLDNMNALLSFLYTLLVHDVRSALEGVGLDPAVGYLHRDRPGRPSLALDLMEEFRPFFADRLALSLVNRQQIRGKGFKRSETGAVVMDDETRKEVLMAYQKRKQEEIQHPFLNEKCAIGILPHTQALLLARYLRGDLEGYPPFVWR